A segment of the Ignavibacteriota bacterium genome:
TCTCATGTCGCACGGTTCCCGCATGAGCCGGCGATCCGATCTCGTTGCTCTCTCCCTGCAACGTCCGGAGAACACGTCCGCGCAAGAACCACTCATGGAGAGTCTACCATGCGTCGTTTCGCTCCACTGGCCCTGACGATCGCGGCCATCATCGTGTGTCATGCCGCCGTTTCGGCACATGCCCAGAACACGAATGTCGACAGCGTGCTCCGTGTGCTGCGCACCACACGTGTCGACACGAGCCGACTCGTGGCGTTGCTCGCCCTCTCCGCCCATTTCTCGCAGCGGGAAACGACGAAGGCCCGGGGCTACTGCGAGCAGGGGCTGCGGATAGCGCGGGCCGCGGGTTCACGACGTTATGTCGGCCGTTTTCACATTCGCATGGGCAGTGTCGCGATGGCGCAGAGAAAATACGCGCAGGCCGAGGAGTACTTTCACCGGGGACTGCGCGATATAACTCCGCAGCGCGATGGCTCCTTCGCGGCCGAGGCATATTACGGCCTCGGGAGGGTGTCCGAAAGTACCGGAAAGCCGGAGGCCGCGCGCGGATGGTATCAGAGGGTTCTCGCGCTCGATGCACTCGCGGGAAGGACGCGCAGCCGGGCGCAGACGCTGAATGCCATGGGCGTCCTCATGGAGAATCAGGCGAAATACGACAGCGCACTGGCCATGCACCACTCCGCGATGGAACTCTTCCGCGAAACGGGCGACAGCGCAGGCGTCGCCGGATCCCTCATCAACACGGGCATCATTCATGCGAAACGGAACCGCTACGCTGCTGCGCGGCTCTGGTTCGAGCGTGGTGTGCAGCTCAGCGAGCGGATCGGACACACGGTGTACCTCCGCAACGGACTGCAGGGACTCGCGAACGTGCTTAAGGGACAGGGGCTGTATGACTCGGCCCTGCTCGTGCTGGAGCGCGGCGTTCAGATCTGCATGCGCCTGGGCGACACGACCGGAGCGGTGGGATTGTACATCACCCGGGCGAACATCTCCGTCGCACAGGCGAAATATCCCGATGCACTTGAGGTGTATCGGCGTTGCCTACGCATCCTCGACGCCAACGACAATACACGGCTCCGCGCGCTTGTTCTCGCCAACCTGAGCGGGGTTCACGCCCAGACCGGTCGCTACGAAACGGCGAGGGAACACGCGGAACAATCAGTCGCGCTCTATCACTCCCTTGGCGATTCCGTCGGTATGATGCTGCCACTCAACATAATGGCACTGATATACAAACACTGGGCGCAGCACGCGCGCGCCATCGATATCATTCGGCGTAATATCGCCCTGGCGCAGGCGGTGGGCCACCGCAGGGAGGAGGCATTATATCTTGGGAATCTCGCAGACCTGCTTGTTGTGACGGGCAGCATCGACTCGGCGTTCGTCCTCCGGCGCAGGGGCCTCGAGATCGCACGCGAATTGCGCGACAGACGTGGTACCGCCGATGCCCTCAACAGTCTCGCGCTGCTCGCGAAGCGGCAAGGGAGGGTCAAGGAGGCGGTCGATATGCTCGAAGAGAGCCTGCGCCTCGCCGAAGGTGCGGGCCATATCCCGGGGATGATCAATGCGAGGGGAAACCTTGCCTCCTTGCTCGCGGAGATGAAAAATTATGACGCAGCTCTGGCCATTTGGGAGGATCTTGTCGCGCATCTGCGGGCGCTGGGTGACGAGGGGCGCCTCGCCACGTGTCTGAAGAACATGGCCAATGCGTACGTGGAACGTGGCCAGAAGGCATCGGCCCTGCCGCTCTACGAGCAGAGTCTGGCATTTTTCGAGAAGGCGCGCGACAGCACCTCCATTGCAGACATGCTGCATACCATGGGCAGCTTGTACCGATTGGAAGATCGGAACGAGGAGGCACTGCGCGCTCAGCAGAAGTATCTGGCGTTCGGCGAGGCGCGTCGGGATCCACTCGTCATTGCGCAGGCACACACGGCGCTCGCGGACCTGCTGGCACGAAACGGCAAGGTGGACGCTGCGCGCGTCCATGCGCTGAAGGGCCTCGCGGTTGCACGCGAGATCGTGCAACTCAAAACCATCATAGACGCCTACGGCTCCCTGCGCCACATCTCCGCTGCGGGCGGTGATTTCGCCGCGGCGTATGAATACTTCACCAAGTACGTATCCCTCAAGGATTCTGTGTACAACGAATCCAACCGAACCTACCTCAACGAGCTGACGGCGCGCTACGAAAACGAGAAGAAGGTGCAGCAGATCGCCC
Coding sequences within it:
- a CDS encoding tetratricopeptide repeat protein, producing MRRFAPLALTIAAIIVCHAAVSAHAQNTNVDSVLRVLRTTRVDTSRLVALLALSAHFSQRETTKARGYCEQGLRIARAAGSRRYVGRFHIRMGSVAMAQRKYAQAEEYFHRGLRDITPQRDGSFAAEAYYGLGRVSESTGKPEAARGWYQRVLALDALAGRTRSRAQTLNAMGVLMENQAKYDSALAMHHSAMELFRETGDSAGVAGSLINTGIIHAKRNRYAAARLWFERGVQLSERIGHTVYLRNGLQGLANVLKGQGLYDSALLVLERGVQICMRLGDTTGAVGLYITRANISVAQAKYPDALEVYRRCLRILDANDNTRLRALVLANLSGVHAQTGRYETAREHAEQSVALYHSLGDSVGMMLPLNIMALIYKHWAQHARAIDIIRRNIALAQAVGHRREEALYLGNLADLLVVTGSIDSAFVLRRRGLEIARELRDRRGTADALNSLALLAKRQGRVKEAVDMLEESLRLAEGAGHIPGMINARGNLASLLAEMKNYDAALAIWEDLVAHLRALGDEGRLATCLKNMANAYVERGQKASALPLYEQSLAFFEKARDSTSIADMLHTMGSLYRLEDRNEEALRAQQKYLAFGEARRDPLVIAQAHTALADLLARNGKVDAARVHALKGLAVAREIVQLKTIIDAYGSLRHISAAGGDFAAAYEYFTKYVSLKDSVYNESNRTYLNELTARYENEKKVQQIALLEKDTALAAAQLARKQKELALEQVEHERNRQMARVLAIEHQHKLLELDNRTTQLELQTQRLRLAQVEKDKVRREKEYLATIASRETSMRNGLIAGIALLLFTGFLGYKRVQARRVEAQLRADAAEHHARALELASVRREQEQQHVFTQDLIASQENERKRIAGELHDHVGQEVLIIKNQLFMALGDDTLSDETKLRLEKATAVAATLMDDVRSISYNLRPLQLERVGLTATLREMAQEALDASTIAAHVEVQDIDGLFDGHDDIHIFRIVQEGLSNILRHSDARSATLAIANRDGYVVISLSDDGRGVSPAASHKTRSLGLKGMEERVQILRGSMAIRSPHNGGTVIEICLPHGVRQGLATPEEV